In one Armatimonadota bacterium genomic region, the following are encoded:
- a CDS encoding glycoside hydrolase family 127 protein, with product MSSLYFGNREPLVQSAFIFLPLGSVKPRGWLRRQLQIQANGQSGHLPEFWDSLGPNSGWLGGTGESWERGPYYLDGLVPLAYLLDDERLISIAQKWLDWMISSQDESGHFGPKSLEDWWPFGIACKVLTQYQEVTGDPRVVPMLEKFFRYMKCELPRRHLHSWAIMRWADTVLSIIWLYNRNGDSELLELAEEIMKQGYDWSYHFRDFAHPVKQTVRFQMRTHVVNNAMGVKTPGVQYLLTGWEEHKEGAYKALEMLETYHGTAAGIFTGDEHYAGKNPTQGTELCAVVEFMFSLENLMQILGDPAFGDLLEKVAYNALPATFTADMWQHQYDQQANQVLCTIAKRPWTNNREDSNIFGLEPNYGCCTANFHQSWPKFVANLWMATQDEGLAAVAYGPCEVKAKVRGGQEVTINVDTNYPFGDTVRMEIHTRKSARFPLSFRIPGWADLPVMKVNSGLVSAEPGTFKTVEREWRDGDVVEFLFPMKVESERRFRNSITLRRGPIVFSLKIGERWERIRGEDPCPDYAVYPTTPWNYGLVVDPEHPDVEVIEKGIGDIIFGADYAPVELRVKGKQIPEWGIEDNQAGLIPESPVSSSEPVEDLTLIPYGCAKLRITEFPLIG from the coding sequence ATGAGCAGTTTGTATTTTGGCAATCGTGAGCCGCTCGTGCAAAGTGCTTTCATATTTTTGCCACTTGGAAGTGTGAAGCCTAGAGGTTGGTTGAGAAGACAGCTTCAGATACAAGCAAATGGTCAAAGTGGGCACTTGCCGGAGTTCTGGGATTCGCTCGGACCCAATAGTGGATGGCTTGGAGGAACCGGCGAGAGTTGGGAGCGAGGGCCATATTATCTTGATGGTCTAGTTCCGCTTGCTTATCTCCTCGACGATGAAAGACTGATTAGTATTGCACAAAAATGGCTGGACTGGATGATTAGTAGCCAAGATGAGAGCGGCCATTTTGGCCCGAAGTCGCTTGAAGACTGGTGGCCTTTTGGGATCGCTTGCAAAGTGCTGACTCAATATCAAGAAGTGACTGGCGATCCGCGGGTTGTTCCCATGCTTGAAAAGTTTTTCAGATATATGAAATGCGAGCTTCCTCGCCGACATTTGCATTCGTGGGCCATCATGCGGTGGGCGGATACTGTCTTGAGTATTATCTGGCTTTATAACCGCAACGGTGATTCTGAGCTCCTTGAACTTGCCGAGGAAATCATGAAGCAAGGATATGATTGGAGCTATCACTTCCGCGACTTTGCTCATCCAGTGAAGCAAACTGTTCGTTTTCAGATGCGAACACATGTTGTAAATAACGCCATGGGCGTGAAGACACCCGGAGTTCAGTATTTGCTTACTGGGTGGGAGGAACATAAAGAAGGCGCATATAAGGCACTTGAAATGTTGGAAACATATCACGGAACTGCCGCGGGCATTTTTACAGGTGATGAACACTACGCAGGGAAAAATCCAACGCAAGGAACTGAACTCTGTGCGGTTGTTGAGTTCATGTTTTCCTTAGAGAATCTAATGCAGATACTAGGCGATCCAGCGTTCGGGGATTTGCTTGAGAAAGTGGCGTATAATGCTCTACCGGCAACGTTTACGGCTGACATGTGGCAGCACCAATATGACCAGCAGGCTAATCAAGTGCTATGCACAATCGCCAAGCGTCCTTGGACAAATAATCGTGAGGATTCGAATATATTTGGCCTGGAGCCAAACTATGGATGTTGCACAGCCAATTTCCACCAGAGCTGGCCAAAGTTCGTTGCAAACCTTTGGATGGCTACTCAAGACGAGGGGTTGGCTGCTGTGGCTTATGGGCCATGTGAGGTGAAAGCAAAGGTTCGAGGAGGACAAGAAGTAACTATCAACGTGGATACCAATTATCCGTTTGGCGACACAGTGAGAATGGAAATTCACACTCGAAAATCCGCGCGTTTCCCGTTAAGTTTTCGCATCCCTGGATGGGCGGATTTGCCAGTAATGAAGGTGAATAGCGGCTTGGTCTCAGCCGAACCAGGTACATTCAAAACCGTTGAGCGCGAGTGGAGAGATGGCGATGTAGTTGAATTCCTTTTCCCGATGAAGGTTGAATCCGAGAGAAGGTTTCGCAATTCAATCACTCTAAGACGTGGGCCAATCGTCTTTTCTCTGAAGATAGGCGAGCGGTGGGAGCGTATCCGTGGGGAAGACCCATGCCCTGATTATGCTGTTTACCCAACGACGCCTTGGAATTATGGCTTAGTGGTTGACCCCGAGCATCCTGACGTTGAAGTTATTGAGAAAGGCATTGGAGATATCATATTCGGCGCTGATTACGCCCCAGTTGAGCTTCGAGTGAAGGGAAAACAGATACCAGAATGGGGGATTGAAGATAACCAGGCGGGCTTGATTCCCGAAAGTCCTGTGAGTTCTAGCGAACCCGTGGAAGATCTCACGCTCATCCCATATGGTTGTGCAAAGCTTAGAATTACGGAATTTCCTCTCATCGGCTAG
- the murJ gene encoding murein biosynthesis integral membrane protein MurJ, translated as MSRLLGLVREMVIANQFGAGGLVSAYGVAFNLPDLLYFLLSSGALSSAFIPVFTEYWTKGEKDEAWKIFSIIGTLIFIVLACLILLFEIFTPQLVPLVAPGFAREHRNLLEITILLTRIVLPAQLFFFIGGLIIGTLYSRQHFLAPALGPIIYNICIISGGVFFASKLGISSLTWGALVGAFLGNFVLQIIVVRKLGVQFQPSLNLRHPGVKKVGKLALPVLLGLSLPYVNVIFNRWFATFLEEGAVAALSYANRLMQMPLGVFAQASAVALFPTLAEQAARKEIAQLRSSVNFGLRGILLLTVPSSILMIVLATPIVRMLFQHGQFTSADAPYVGYALAMYAIGIAAWSGQAIVTRGFYALQDTVVPVVVGTIMTIIFIPMNWLFMKPFGHGGLALATSVAAILNMVVLLELLRRRLNGINGGLILRSFIKVCISSAVAGTVAWVVFKNTSSAINTNTPSGALIGVLASTALAVVAYIAMIALLKVDEAAEVWRLISQRLRR; from the coding sequence GTGAGCAGGCTGCTAGGCCTAGTGCGTGAAATGGTTATCGCAAACCAGTTTGGCGCAGGAGGCTTAGTAAGCGCATATGGGGTGGCTTTCAACCTTCCGGACCTGCTCTATTTCCTGCTCTCAAGCGGAGCGCTGAGCAGTGCATTCATTCCAGTCTTTACGGAATATTGGACCAAAGGAGAAAAAGACGAAGCTTGGAAAATATTTAGCATCATTGGAACGCTGATATTCATTGTTCTTGCATGTTTGATTCTTTTGTTTGAGATATTTACCCCCCAACTGGTGCCACTAGTAGCTCCTGGATTCGCGCGAGAGCATCGGAACCTTTTGGAAATCACTATCTTATTGACGAGAATCGTCTTGCCAGCACAGTTGTTCTTTTTTATAGGCGGCCTTATAATTGGAACCCTTTACTCCCGTCAGCATTTTCTTGCGCCTGCTCTCGGTCCGATAATTTACAATATATGCATTATATCTGGCGGAGTCTTCTTTGCTTCCAAGTTAGGCATATCGAGTCTTACGTGGGGTGCATTAGTAGGCGCTTTCCTCGGCAACTTCGTCTTGCAGATAATTGTCGTACGCAAACTTGGTGTGCAATTTCAGCCAAGTCTAAACTTGCGACATCCTGGAGTAAAAAAAGTTGGGAAGCTTGCGCTACCAGTGCTTCTCGGCCTCTCACTGCCATACGTGAACGTTATCTTCAACCGATGGTTCGCCACATTTTTAGAGGAAGGAGCAGTTGCCGCACTCAGTTACGCCAACCGGCTCATGCAAATGCCCCTCGGGGTTTTTGCGCAAGCCTCAGCAGTGGCGTTGTTCCCCACCCTTGCAGAACAAGCTGCAAGAAAAGAAATTGCTCAGCTTCGTTCAAGCGTGAACTTTGGTCTCCGAGGAATATTGCTTCTTACAGTACCGTCGTCAATCTTAATGATCGTCCTCGCAACCCCCATTGTGCGCATGCTGTTCCAACACGGACAATTCACCTCAGCCGACGCACCATATGTTGGATACGCATTGGCGATGTATGCTATTGGTATTGCAGCTTGGTCTGGGCAAGCAATTGTAACTCGCGGCTTTTACGCCCTCCAAGATACAGTTGTGCCAGTCGTAGTGGGCACCATTATGACCATAATCTTTATCCCAATGAACTGGCTTTTTATGAAGCCTTTCGGACATGGGGGATTGGCGCTGGCTACGTCTGTGGCAGCTATTCTAAACATGGTAGTTTTACTTGAACTCTTGAGAAGAAGATTGAATGGCATCAACGGAGGACTCATTCTCCGTTCATTCATAAAGGTATGCATTTCCTCGGCGGTTGCCGGCACAGTCGCATGGGTTGTCTTCAAAAATACAAGTTCGGCAATAAATACAAACACGCCAAGCGGAGCATTGATTGGCGTTTTGGCATCAACAGCGCTAGCAGTTGTAGCCTATATTGCGATGATAGCACTGTTAAAAGTTGACGAAGCTGCTGAGGTCTGGAGGCTTATCTCACAGCGCTTGCGTCGTTAA
- a CDS encoding glycosyltransferase family 2 protein: MQAVKNSPYLSVVIPAYNEEARITDTLLHVVEYLDAQPYTFEVLVVDDGSTDNTLSAVQKFAESRPSVRIIHYKPNRGKGYAVRVGVLAAEGEYVLFADADLATPIEELGAFWEHISAGVDVVIASRPLKESRLVQRQPFYREWAGRAFNHVVRIFAVRGIHDTQCGFKLFRRDVAREVFSRCTLEGFSFDIEVLHLAQRLGYLIVEAPVRWYHREGSKVRLLHDGMKMMVDIIRLRWRHRRLNRCSCNED; encoded by the coding sequence TTGCAGGCTGTCAAAAATAGTCCGTATCTTTCAGTAGTCATCCCGGCTTACAATGAGGAGGCAAGAATAACTGATACCCTCCTGCACGTTGTTGAATACCTTGATGCTCAGCCCTATACTTTTGAGGTCTTGGTAGTTGATGACGGCAGCACTGACAACACGCTTTCCGCTGTTCAAAAGTTTGCAGAAAGCAGGCCTTCTGTTAGAATTATTCACTACAAACCAAATCGCGGCAAGGGCTATGCTGTCCGAGTTGGTGTTCTTGCAGCCGAGGGTGAGTATGTTTTATTCGCGGATGCTGATTTAGCGACCCCAATAGAAGAACTGGGTGCTTTCTGGGAGCATATATCTGCAGGCGTTGACGTGGTAATTGCATCTCGGCCGCTGAAAGAATCTAGGCTGGTTCAACGCCAGCCATTCTACCGCGAGTGGGCAGGCCGAGCATTCAACCATGTTGTAAGAATATTTGCAGTTCGAGGCATTCATGACACTCAATGTGGATTCAAGCTTTTTCGCCGCGATGTCGCCAGGGAGGTGTTCTCACGCTGCACACTGGAAGGCTTCTCATTCGATATAGAGGTTCTCCACTTAGCGCAGCGGCTGGGTTATTTGATTGTAGAGGCTCCCGTTCGCTGGTACCACCGAGAGGGGTCAAAGGTTAGGCTCCTTCATGATGGCATGAAAATGATGGTGGATATAATTAGATTGCGATGGAGACATCGTCGGCTGAATCGGTGCTCGTGCAATGAAGACTGA
- a CDS encoding dipeptide epimerase, which translates to MPRISEVVAYPLELQLKEAFETAKGRKTASPTVIIELQLENGIIGYGSATPLKYVTGEDTSTVLSAIKISKPDLEGVDVRQYLNIFKILAEILPDEHTARAGLEIAVLDAFCKVFNLSMFHFFGGALEEVQTDVTIPICSPDEARFAAERVASQGFRCLKIKVGVEDPEEDFERVIAIHQGAPQCDIRIDANQGFVPTTAVSFVTKLQGAGIPISLLEQPVDKSDIAGLRYVTQHTSIPVFADEAVVTPFDALRLLEQEAIDGINIKVMKSGLSGALAIIALCQAARKEIMLGSMLEPGIGLATSVHFACGTGAFHALDLDAYMLVADQPFIGGFTAEADVLRAHSTALGHGSLPASAQNSG; encoded by the coding sequence ATGCCAAGGATAAGCGAAGTAGTCGCATACCCTCTTGAGCTCCAACTTAAAGAGGCCTTTGAGACGGCCAAAGGCAGAAAGACGGCATCACCCACCGTTATAATCGAGCTTCAGCTCGAGAATGGAATAATCGGCTATGGCTCTGCGACACCGCTCAAATATGTGACAGGCGAAGACACTTCTACCGTTCTTTCGGCTATCAAAATAAGCAAGCCCGACCTTGAAGGGGTTGATGTTCGGCAATATTTAAACATCTTTAAAATCCTTGCAGAAATTTTACCAGACGAACACACAGCCCGCGCGGGGCTCGAGATTGCCGTCTTAGACGCCTTCTGCAAGGTGTTTAACCTCTCGATGTTTCACTTTTTCGGCGGCGCGCTGGAAGAGGTACAAACAGACGTGACTATCCCAATCTGTTCCCCGGACGAGGCGCGGTTCGCCGCCGAACGTGTCGCTTCCCAAGGATTTCGCTGCTTAAAAATAAAAGTTGGCGTCGAAGATCCTGAGGAAGACTTCGAACGCGTAATTGCCATTCATCAAGGCGCTCCCCAATGCGATATCAGAATAGATGCAAACCAGGGATTCGTTCCAACGACAGCCGTGTCATTCGTTACTAAACTCCAAGGTGCAGGCATACCAATTAGCTTGCTGGAGCAACCGGTTGATAAAAGCGACATAGCTGGCCTCAGATATGTCACTCAGCATACTTCAATACCGGTATTCGCTGATGAAGCTGTGGTTACCCCATTCGATGCCCTTAGGCTCCTAGAACAAGAGGCAATTGATGGCATAAACATCAAAGTAATGAAGTCCGGCCTCTCAGGTGCGCTGGCGATAATAGCCTTGTGTCAAGCCGCTCGAAAAGAAATCATGCTTGGAAGCATGCTTGAACCAGGGATTGGCCTCGCTACCTCAGTTCATTTCGCCTGTGGTACAGGTGCTTTCCACGCTCTGGACCTCGACGCGTACATGCTTGTAGCGGACCAGCCGTTTATCGGCGGATTTACAGCCGAAGCCGACGTCCTAAGAGCACACTCAACAGCTTTGGGCCATGGAAGCCTACCAGCAAGCGCCCAAAATTCAGGTTAA
- a CDS encoding UPF0182 family protein, producing the protein MRRGIWVLITILVILFIIFGSSIARFYTDLLWFGEVGYKSVFLTRLLTQLVLGIIVGAFSFFFVYFNLWLARRLAPPIPERYVTSQFRQQFGRIAKIGFTVLLLGLTLAVSLIIGGTASRSWLSYQMFTHPISFGTLDPIFNRDIGFYVFKLGFLEQIYGWLLAVFILAFIGTTLVSYADKAIEFLAGTPRFMPHVKAHLSFLFSLILFAKAWGYRLDAYNLLYSPYGVVFGAGFTDVNARLLAYNVLSVVAVIAGLIALVNIYRRGIVLPLAALGVLVAASFLLGVLYPAFVQQVYVKPNEIKNESRYIRYNIESTRKAFNLDKITVRSFPASEILTPQDIDQNRATINSIRLWDYRPLRQTYSQLQELGPYYKIENVDVDRYVIDGYLRQVMLAARELVPPPPTTAAGSWVNQHFQYTHGYGAVMSPVNTITEEGQPEFFIEGIPPTSKVGIEITRPQIYFGELTIDYVIGNSATKEFDYPAEREQVYTRYNGKGGIPVGSYLRRMAFWLQFGDVNLILRNPITSQSRLMFRRDIQTRVNTIFPFLIYDPDPYLVISNGKLYWMLDAYTATSRYPYSTPTRVGNLYGANYVRNAVKIVIDAYNGTVDYYIADENDPIIRSYARIFEGVFKPISQMPHDLYAHIRYPELLFRVQSEMMLAYHTQDVQVLYTKSDLWAIPNEIVGTTGEPSQMEPYYVVMALPGEAKEEFLIMIPFTFVGKDNMVAWMAAQSNPTRVVLYQFPRKELVYGPAQIETRINQDAAISQLLTLWSREGSRVNRGNQLVIPIGQSIIYVKPLYLESESSKIPELKRVIVAHGNRLVMGETLDEALAKLLGLKTPARLEAKAVPGQVGPPSALAVPADVGKLVQEATNYFERAKELQRQGDWAGYGEQMNRLEQTLKRLREVTAAGR; encoded by the coding sequence ATGCGGCGTGGAATTTGGGTATTAATCACCATTCTTGTAATACTTTTTATTATTTTTGGGAGTTCCATTGCGAGATTTTACACTGACTTGCTGTGGTTTGGCGAGGTCGGGTACAAGAGCGTATTTCTGACGCGACTTCTCACCCAACTCGTTCTAGGCATTATTGTTGGGGCATTTTCATTTTTCTTTGTCTATTTCAATCTTTGGTTGGCACGGCGTCTAGCGCCTCCAATCCCCGAGCGTTATGTTACTAGTCAGTTCCGCCAGCAGTTCGGTAGAATCGCCAAGATAGGTTTCACTGTACTTCTTCTTGGTTTAACCTTAGCTGTGAGCTTAATCATAGGTGGCACAGCTTCACGCTCATGGCTTAGCTATCAGATGTTTACTCATCCGATTTCATTTGGCACCTTAGATCCGATATTCAATCGGGATATCGGATTCTATGTGTTCAAACTTGGCTTCCTGGAGCAAATTTATGGATGGCTTTTGGCGGTGTTTATACTTGCTTTTATTGGCACTACTTTGGTTAGTTACGCTGATAAGGCAATTGAGTTCCTTGCGGGAACACCCAGATTTATGCCGCATGTAAAAGCCCATCTTTCATTTCTGTTTTCACTTATATTGTTTGCAAAAGCATGGGGTTACCGACTTGACGCGTATAATCTTCTTTATTCGCCATACGGAGTAGTCTTCGGTGCGGGTTTTACAGATGTCAATGCGAGATTGCTAGCGTACAATGTTCTTTCTGTAGTAGCTGTGATTGCAGGTCTAATAGCGCTGGTTAACATATACCGTCGAGGAATTGTTTTACCGCTGGCGGCATTAGGAGTATTGGTGGCTGCTTCGTTTTTGCTAGGAGTTTTGTATCCGGCGTTTGTTCAACAAGTTTATGTTAAACCCAATGAAATAAAAAATGAGTCGAGGTATATTCGTTATAACATTGAATCTACACGGAAAGCTTTCAATTTAGATAAGATTACTGTTCGTAGCTTTCCAGCTTCTGAAATTCTCACACCTCAAGATATAGACCAAAATCGCGCCACCATAAATAGCATTCGCCTTTGGGACTACCGACCGCTTCGTCAGACTTACAGTCAGCTTCAGGAGCTAGGTCCATATTACAAAATTGAGAATGTGGATGTTGACCGCTATGTGATAGATGGCTATTTGCGACAAGTGATGCTTGCAGCTCGAGAGCTTGTGCCCCCGCCGCCAACTACAGCGGCTGGATCTTGGGTAAATCAACATTTCCAATATACTCATGGCTATGGAGCAGTAATGAGCCCTGTGAACACAATTACCGAAGAGGGCCAGCCTGAATTTTTTATCGAGGGTATTCCTCCAACTTCGAAAGTTGGCATAGAGATTACTCGACCGCAGATATATTTTGGGGAATTGACCATTGATTATGTTATTGGCAACTCAGCAACAAAGGAATTTGATTATCCAGCTGAGCGCGAACAAGTCTACACCAGATACAATGGCAAGGGCGGTATACCTGTAGGCAGTTATTTACGGCGAATGGCTTTCTGGCTTCAATTTGGCGATGTTAATCTAATCTTAAGAAACCCAATTACATCTCAAAGCCGGCTGATGTTTCGAAGAGATATTCAAACACGTGTTAACACAATATTTCCGTTTCTAATTTACGACCCAGACCCATACCTTGTGATTTCCAATGGTAAGCTCTACTGGATGTTAGACGCTTATACTGCTACTTCGCGGTATCCATACTCGACTCCAACCCGCGTTGGCAATCTCTATGGTGCAAACTACGTTAGAAATGCGGTTAAGATTGTAATTGACGCCTACAATGGCACAGTAGACTATTACATTGCTGACGAAAACGACCCCATAATCCGAAGTTATGCCAGGATTTTTGAGGGCGTTTTCAAGCCAATTAGTCAAATGCCGCACGACCTTTATGCGCACATCAGATATCCCGAGCTTCTGTTCCGTGTGCAGTCTGAAATGATGCTTGCATACCACACACAAGATGTGCAGGTTCTATATACCAAGAGCGATTTGTGGGCAATACCGAATGAGATTGTCGGAACAACTGGTGAGCCTTCGCAAATGGAGCCATATTACGTGGTCATGGCGCTTCCAGGTGAAGCGAAAGAGGAATTTCTTATAATGATTCCTTTTACTTTTGTTGGAAAAGACAACATGGTAGCATGGATGGCGGCACAAAGTAATCCCACCCGAGTTGTGCTATATCAGTTTCCAAGAAAGGAATTGGTCTACGGCCCAGCTCAAATTGAAACAAGAATCAACCAGGATGCAGCAATATCTCAGCTTCTTACGCTGTGGAGCAGAGAAGGCTCGCGGGTAAACCGGGGCAACCAGCTGGTTATCCCCATTGGCCAGTCAATTATATATGTGAAACCTTTGTATCTTGAATCAGAGTCAAGCAAAATTCCTGAATTAAAACGGGTGATTGTTGCCCATGGAAACCGACTTGTGATGGGCGAAACGTTAGATGAAGCTCTTGCAAAACTACTAGGCCTTAAAACACCTGCTAGATTAGAAGCCAAAGCAGTCCCTGGACAAGTAGGGCCTCCCTCAGCCCTGGCTGTACCAGCGGATGTTGGCAAGCTGGTGCAAGAGGCCACGAACTATTTTGAAAGGGCAAAGGAATTACAGCGTCAAGGTGATTGGGCGGGCTACGGCGAGCAAATGAACAGGCTGGAACAAACATTGAAGCGTCTCCGCGAGGTCACTGCGGCAGGTAGGTAA
- the murA gene encoding UDP-N-acetylglucosamine 1-carboxyvinyltransferase has translation MEKLYVIGGNRLKGEVDIAGSKNATLALMAGALLAKGTTILENVPHIGDIYTMSQMLQELGVPTRLTGNQLEIDATEIKSNEAPYELVKKMRASFCVLGPLLARLGYAKVPMPGGCDIGARPVDFHVKGLQALGARISMEHGYVEAEASRLKGAKIYLDFPSAGATQHLMTAACLAEGTTYIENAALEPEVVNLANMLIAMGAKIYGAGTKTIQIEGVKELCAVKHRVISDRMEAGTYAIAAAVTLGDVVLRKAIPEHSLAVIQKLQEAGISVEEGTDFIRVKANRRPIAVDIKTMPHPGFPTDMQQPFAALLVIADGTSVISENVYERRFKYVAELQRMGADIVQEGRTAIIKGVPKLTGAEVTATDLRAGAALVIAGLAAEGRTDISGVEHIDRGYERIEDKMSSLGAEIVRIESEAMPTVKLA, from the coding sequence TTGGAAAAATTATACGTTATTGGCGGCAACAGACTAAAAGGTGAAGTAGACATTGCAGGAAGCAAAAATGCCACTCTAGCTTTAATGGCGGGAGCACTGCTCGCAAAAGGAACTACTATTCTCGAAAACGTACCTCACATAGGCGACATATATACCATGTCACAAATGCTCCAAGAACTAGGTGTACCTACCCGTCTTACCGGAAATCAACTAGAGATTGATGCCACTGAAATAAAATCCAACGAAGCGCCCTACGAATTAGTCAAAAAGATGCGTGCTTCGTTTTGCGTTTTGGGTCCCTTACTCGCCAGACTTGGATATGCGAAGGTACCTATGCCCGGTGGTTGTGACATTGGAGCAAGACCGGTAGATTTTCACGTTAAAGGGCTGCAGGCACTTGGCGCGCGAATCTCTATGGAACATGGCTATGTTGAAGCCGAAGCGTCGAGGCTAAAAGGAGCGAAGATATATTTAGACTTCCCAAGCGCAGGCGCCACCCAGCACCTAATGACGGCAGCGTGCTTAGCCGAGGGCACGACATATATCGAAAACGCCGCTCTTGAGCCAGAGGTTGTCAATTTAGCAAATATGCTCATAGCTATGGGCGCAAAGATTTACGGCGCAGGAACAAAAACAATCCAAATCGAAGGCGTCAAAGAGCTTTGTGCCGTTAAGCATCGGGTAATCTCTGATAGGATGGAAGCCGGGACATATGCAATTGCAGCAGCAGTAACGCTTGGCGATGTAGTCCTCAGAAAAGCCATTCCCGAACACTCGCTTGCTGTGATCCAAAAGCTTCAAGAGGCAGGTATATCGGTTGAGGAAGGCACCGACTTTATTCGCGTCAAGGCAAATCGCAGACCAATTGCTGTTGACATCAAGACAATGCCGCATCCTGGATTTCCAACCGACATGCAACAACCGTTTGCAGCTCTACTCGTGATTGCCGATGGGACATCGGTTATCAGCGAGAATGTCTACGAGCGGCGGTTCAAATACGTTGCTGAGCTCCAACGGATGGGCGCAGATATAGTCCAGGAAGGCAGAACAGCAATCATCAAAGGCGTCCCCAAGCTCACCGGAGCTGAGGTTACTGCCACCGACCTACGGGCGGGTGCTGCCCTTGTCATCGCAGGTCTAGCAGCAGAAGGAAGAACCGACATCTCGGGAGTCGAGCACATTGACCGCGGCTACGAACGAATAGAAGACAAAATGTCTTCGCTCGGCGCGGAAATTGTCCGAATAGAATCCGAAGCCATGCCCACAGTGAAGCTCGCCTAA
- the dacB gene encoding D-alanyl-D-alanine carboxypeptidase/D-alanyl-D-alanine-endopeptidase, which translates to MLAYKFRWRYVILIALILQVCFALKCISAPNLDAEIASIVDQALADSVLSHGIQGVLIESLKDGRVVYEKNADLVFIPASNFKILVSATALDTLGPDYRFKTFIFISGQKTTSGVLKGNLIIEGRGDPVLKYEHLEQIAAKLKEIGIKIIEGNIIGDDTWFDSIRLGWGWSWDDEPYYYAAQISALNLNENIIDVWVRPGDKVGEPAAVEVLPQTSYVSVVNECRTSAAKSEKTVFIDRLRGKNVVRVTGMVPLDYKPERPEEAITVEEPTLFTCHRLLETLRAHGIEVKGQVVRGKKPESAQFVMSLTSPPLSEILRFLNKPSDNLIAEVLLKVLGAERKGKGSTSAGEQVELEFLKKIGADMTAVNITDGSGLSRHNLISPRNLVIILKHMYNHKHSKVYLDSLPIAGVDGTLRKRMKGTPAEGNVRAKTGYVGMVCTLSGFVTTRSGEPLVFSIMFNHHLCRHSEAIAVMDKIMAGIAGVGEK; encoded by the coding sequence ATGTTAGCTTACAAATTTCGTTGGCGTTATGTTATCTTAATTGCTCTGATTCTGCAAGTCTGTTTTGCTTTAAAATGTATTTCGGCTCCTAATCTGGATGCTGAGATTGCAAGCATCGTTGACCAAGCGCTTGCAGATTCGGTTCTAAGCCATGGTATTCAAGGAGTGTTGATTGAGTCATTAAAAGACGGCCGCGTGGTTTACGAGAAAAACGCCGACCTTGTGTTTATTCCAGCATCAAACTTTAAGATTTTGGTTTCTGCTACGGCATTGGACACACTTGGGCCGGACTACCGTTTTAAGACATTCATTTTTATCAGCGGCCAAAAAACCACTAGTGGGGTGCTTAAGGGCAACTTAATCATAGAGGGCAGAGGCGACCCAGTTTTGAAATACGAACACCTTGAACAGATTGCGGCGAAGTTAAAAGAAATTGGCATTAAGATAATCGAGGGAAATATCATTGGCGACGACACGTGGTTCGACAGCATTCGGCTTGGCTGGGGGTGGTCATGGGATGACGAACCTTACTACTATGCTGCTCAAATCAGCGCACTAAACCTCAATGAAAATATCATAGATGTGTGGGTCCGGCCAGGTGATAAGGTAGGCGAGCCTGCGGCGGTCGAGGTGCTGCCGCAAACCTCCTATGTGTCGGTGGTTAACGAATGTCGGACTTCAGCTGCAAAATCCGAGAAAACGGTTTTCATTGACCGTCTCAGAGGAAAAAATGTAGTTCGTGTTACGGGAATGGTCCCACTTGACTACAAACCTGAGCGTCCTGAGGAAGCAATCACGGTTGAGGAGCCAACGCTATTCACTTGTCATAGGTTGCTTGAGACTCTGCGTGCTCATGGAATTGAGGTAAAAGGTCAGGTTGTTCGCGGCAAGAAACCCGAGAGCGCACAATTTGTGATGTCGTTAACATCGCCTCCGCTTTCTGAGATACTCCGGTTTCTTAATAAGCCAAGTGACAACCTAATCGCCGAGGTTTTGCTCAAGGTGCTTGGCGCGGAGAGAAAGGGAAAAGGAAGTACTAGCGCAGGTGAGCAAGTTGAACTCGAGTTTCTAAAGAAAATTGGCGCTGACATGACCGCTGTTAATATTACAGATGGGTCAGGACTATCGCGGCATAATTTAATTTCGCCCCGAAATCTTGTTATAATCCTTAAGCATATGTATAACCACAAGCATTCAAAGGTCTACCTGGATTCCCTGCCAATAGCTGGGGTAGATGGAACACTTCGAAAACGGATGAAAGGAACGCCGGCTGAGGGCAACGTACGTGCAAAGACGGGTTACGTTGGGATGGTATGTACGCTTTCTGGGTTTGTTACCACAAGAAGTGGTGAACCTCTTGTTTTCTCAATTATGTTTAACCATCACCTGTGTCGTCACTCTGAGGCGATTGCAGTGATGGATAAAATAATGGCGGGGATTGCCGGCGTTGGTGAGAAATGA